The Desulfoscipio gibsoniae DSM 7213 genome contains a region encoding:
- a CDS encoding cell division protein SepF: MARFVDRVLNFMGFEEEQEENREQEISAIEEEKTIIQKPKKNKGQVVGLHTQRQMRVSVVEPNGFDDVQSIADNLKSRRSVIVNLEQADPELAKRVVDFVSGATYALDGSMQKVSKGVFLFVPSNVDIDVDVKEQIKEKGIMNWMK, from the coding sequence TTGGCAAGGTTTGTGGATAGAGTGCTTAATTTTATGGGTTTTGAAGAAGAACAGGAAGAAAATAGAGAGCAGGAGATTAGCGCCATTGAAGAAGAAAAAACTATTATTCAGAAACCCAAGAAAAACAAGGGCCAGGTAGTTGGCCTCCATACCCAGCGGCAAATGCGGGTTTCGGTGGTTGAACCCAATGGCTTTGACGATGTGCAGAGCATAGCTGATAATCTTAAAAGCCGCCGGTCTGTAATAGTTAATTTAGAGCAGGCTGACCCCGAGCTGGCCAAGCGGGTGGTGGATTTTGTAAGCGGTGCTACTTACGCACTGGACGGCAGTATGCAAAAAGTGAGCAAGGGTGTTTTTCTGTTTGTACCCAGTAATGTAGATATAGATGTTGATGTAAAGGAGCAAATTAAAGAGAAGGGTATTATGAACTGGATGAAGTAA
- a CDS encoding YggS family pyridoxal phosphate-dependent enzyme, whose protein sequence is MGIRENLQQVREKVRLAAARAGRDLQQIKIIAVTKRVEVSRMREVVQQSIVDLGENRVQELIDKINALPADINWHMIGHLQTNKVKYIVGRVNLIHSLDSWSLAEEIHRRAVNLEVTTRVLVQVNTSGEKTKYGISPEELADFLAALRDLPQISVQGLMTIAPYAQNPEEVRPYFRELRLLATAHNLEHLSMGMTNDFEVAVEEGADMLRLGTAIFGSRAN, encoded by the coding sequence ATGGGAATACGGGAAAACCTGCAGCAGGTAAGGGAAAAAGTGCGTTTAGCGGCAGCCCGGGCCGGACGGGATTTACAGCAAATTAAAATAATAGCCGTGACCAAAAGAGTTGAGGTATCCCGGATGCGGGAAGTTGTACAACAGAGTATTGTCGACCTGGGTGAAAACCGGGTGCAGGAACTGATTGATAAAATCAATGCTTTGCCTGCTGATATAAACTGGCATATGATTGGCCACTTGCAGACAAACAAGGTAAAATATATAGTGGGGCGGGTGAATTTAATTCATTCCCTGGATAGCTGGAGCCTGGCCGAGGAAATCCACCGGCGTGCTGTTAATCTTGAGGTGACAACCAGGGTGCTGGTTCAGGTTAATACCTCCGGGGAAAAAACCAAGTATGGTATATCCCCCGAAGAATTAGCCGATTTCCTGGCGGCACTGCGTGATTTACCTCAGATATCAGTACAAGGGTTAATGACTATTGCTCCTTATGCCCAAAACCCCGAAGAAGTGCGTCCTTATTTCAGGGAACTGCGGTTGCTGGCCACAGCGCACAACCTGGAACACCTTTCCATGGGTATGACCAATGATTTCGAAGTGGCGGTGGAAGAAGGCGCCGATATGCTTCGCCTGGGTACGGCGATCTTTGGCTCCCGTGCAAATTAA
- a CDS encoding HlyD family efflux transporter periplasmic adaptor subunit, which produces MGKYRVRSSRFIPVLFVLVCGVGLTFWGAWSTLAWAKNNVLLHLLDVQSLVQDEIRETRAVEGLLVKHEELVKTPVAGQLRLLVKDGDRLRTGALLAEISGIADQKIWSPTAGIFCTHLDNLENLLIPGMIDVLDITAVKKISSSVPPISDEVAGGQILGKVVDNLQPLIVFIQAENLDDSVVHSLKKDTAVTLLWKDQVLTGKITQVSVIDTDISMFIELSSYPESYIHERWVQLDLVTRRVTGWLVPAESIVFKEGKPGLYVVSKQVIRWIPVAVLDRLQDMVAVSGDTLSSSTHYIKNPGWAREGSRLD; this is translated from the coding sequence GTGGGCAAATACAGAGTGCGTTCCAGCCGGTTTATCCCTGTACTGTTTGTATTGGTTTGCGGGGTGGGATTAACCTTTTGGGGTGCTTGGAGCACACTGGCCTGGGCGAAAAACAATGTGCTGCTGCATTTGCTCGATGTACAATCCCTGGTTCAGGATGAAATTAGGGAAACCCGGGCTGTTGAGGGTTTGCTGGTCAAACATGAAGAGCTGGTTAAAACGCCGGTGGCCGGACAGCTGCGCCTGCTGGTGAAAGATGGCGATCGATTACGCACAGGGGCGCTGCTGGCTGAGATAAGTGGTATTGCAGATCAAAAGATTTGGAGCCCCACGGCGGGCATTTTTTGTACACACCTTGATAATTTGGAGAACTTATTAATACCCGGTATGATAGATGTACTGGATATTACAGCGGTTAAAAAAATAAGCAGCAGCGTACCGCCGATATCGGATGAAGTGGCTGGTGGACAAATTCTTGGTAAAGTGGTGGATAATCTACAGCCGCTTATAGTTTTCATCCAGGCGGAAAATTTGGATGACTCTGTGGTCCACTCATTAAAAAAGGATACAGCGGTGACCCTGCTATGGAAAGATCAGGTACTGACTGGGAAGATCACCCAAGTAAGCGTTATCGATACTGATATAAGCATGTTCATAGAATTATCCAGTTACCCGGAAAGTTACATTCATGAGCGGTGGGTACAGCTTGATTTGGTTACCCGGCGAGTGACAGGCTGGCTGGTGCCTGCAGAGTCGATAGTTTTTAAAGAAGGTAAACCGGGCCTTTATGTAGTGTCCAAGCAAGTTATTCGCTGGATACCTGTTGCGGTGCTGGACCGTTTGCAGGATATGGTCGCTGTTAGTGGTGATACATTGAGCAGCTCGACACATTATATAAAAAACCCCGGTTGGGCTCGGGAGGGTAGCCGGCTGGATTAG
- the phoU gene encoding phosphate signaling complex protein PhoU — protein MIARSNFDRTLKEIQQDILRLGSLVEQAVYDSVQALVKQDIALAAQIIMGDEMIDELYLEIEDKCVKVIATQHPMARDLRIAVTGIKILLSLERMGDHCVDIARATMCLSGHPFTVRPVQYIPEMADIVQQMVKDGLDAYVKRDVHKAIDMCAMDDEVDFIFNRIFREIISCMKEEPGNVYQSAYLLYVSRYIERIADHATNIGEAVIYLVTGERRELN, from the coding sequence ATGATAGCCAGATCCAACTTTGACAGAACCTTAAAAGAAATACAGCAGGATATTCTTCGCCTGGGCAGCCTGGTGGAACAAGCGGTATATGATTCGGTACAGGCGCTGGTTAAACAGGACATAGCCCTGGCGGCCCAGATAATCATGGGAGATGAAATGATTGACGAACTATACCTGGAAATTGAAGATAAATGTGTCAAAGTAATTGCTACTCAGCATCCCATGGCCCGGGATTTGCGTATAGCCGTAACGGGTATTAAGATATTGCTTAGCCTGGAACGCATGGGTGACCACTGTGTAGACATTGCTAGGGCCACCATGTGCCTGTCCGGCCATCCTTTTACCGTACGGCCCGTGCAATATATACCCGAAATGGCTGATATTGTGCAGCAGATGGTTAAAGATGGGTTGGACGCCTATGTTAAAAGGGACGTTCATAAAGCCATCGATATGTGTGCAATGGACGATGAAGTGGATTTTATTTTTAATCGCATATTTCGTGAGATAATTAGCTGTATGAAAGAAGAACCGGGCAATGTATACCAGTCTGCCTATTTACTATACGTGAGCAGGTATATAGAACGAATTGCCGACCACGCCACCAATATTGGCGAGGCCGTTATCTACCTGGTGACCGGTGAGAGGCGGGAGTTGAATTAA
- the pstB gene encoding phosphate ABC transporter ATP-binding protein PstB, with translation MNSKVSVHKLNLFYKDFQALRDINMEVPAHLVTALIGPSGCGKSTFLRTLNRMNDLYKGVRVQGRVLLDGMDIYGEKCDVVNLRKKVGMVFQKPNPFPMSIYDNVAFGPRIHGIKNRKKLDEIVEMSLRAAALWDEVSDRLRQGALGLSGGQQQRLCIARLLAVEPEVLLMDEPTSALDPMATLKVEELIQVLKQDYTIVIVTHNMQQAARVSDYTAFFLTGDLVEYGATGDIFTTPKEQRTEDYITGRFG, from the coding sequence ATGAACAGTAAAGTATCAGTGCATAAATTAAATTTATTCTATAAAGATTTTCAAGCCCTGCGTGATATTAACATGGAGGTTCCGGCTCATTTGGTAACCGCCCTGATCGGACCGTCTGGCTGCGGCAAATCCACGTTTTTGCGCACTTTAAACCGCATGAACGACTTGTATAAGGGCGTGCGGGTGCAGGGTCGAGTTTTGCTTGATGGCATGGATATATACGGTGAAAAGTGTGACGTAGTCAACTTGCGTAAAAAAGTGGGGATGGTATTTCAAAAGCCTAACCCTTTTCCCATGTCCATATATGATAATGTAGCTTTTGGACCTCGCATCCACGGTATCAAAAATCGCAAGAAGTTAGATGAAATTGTGGAAATGAGTTTGCGTGCGGCAGCACTATGGGATGAGGTGTCGGATCGCTTGCGCCAGGGAGCCCTGGGACTGTCCGGGGGGCAGCAGCAGCGCCTGTGCATTGCCCGGCTATTGGCAGTAGAACCCGAGGTGCTGTTGATGGATGAGCCCACCTCAGCTTTGGATCCAATGGCAACGCTGAAGGTGGAAGAGCTAATCCAGGTGTTAAAGCAGGACTATACCATTGTCATTGTGACCCATAATATGCAGCAGGCGGCCAGGGTTTCCGACTATACCGCGTTTTTCCTAACCGGTGATTTAGTGGAGTACGGTGCTACCGGCGATATCTTTACCACACCTAAGGAACAGCGTACTGAAGATTATATAACGGGGCGTTTTGGCTAA
- the pnpS gene encoding two-component system histidine kinase PnpS, with amino-acid sequence MINRFFQGISWPPVASYFFMLLVFFAILQLYDMKKISIGSAISVFLLLAMVLAWLLYRRVIQPLNEITSVSQEIARGNLDRQINIFTRDEIGDLARNINDMAAHLRATIDEITEQKNRAQTILNSMDDCLIAVDREGYITMVNPVIETMFGVTRAECVGKKILEVIRNYDLDHILNRVQVCQKPLTREIKVLAPELRIFRLHITPLHGSGQGGAVVFLRDITERRNMEQMRSEFVANVSHELRTPLTSIHGFVETLLESGTDDPEMTRHFLEIIADETTRLAKLVEELLDLSRIEERRVVYRWQRVKIDELLDRALAVCGTYAEEKQVAIKANLSPRLPPLYGDPDMLAQVLINLMENAIKHTPPRGSVTISTSLYGDEFRLDVADTGAGIPPDSLPRIFERFYRVEKARSREMGGTGLGLAIVKHIIKGHGGRIEVKSAVGKGTTFSIFLPMEIQSNN; translated from the coding sequence TTGATAAATCGTTTTTTCCAGGGGATTAGCTGGCCTCCGGTGGCCAGTTATTTTTTTATGTTGCTGGTTTTTTTTGCTATTTTACAGTTATATGACATGAAAAAAATTAGTATTGGTTCTGCAATTAGCGTGTTTCTATTGCTGGCTATGGTGCTTGCCTGGTTGCTTTACCGCCGGGTAATTCAGCCGCTCAATGAAATAACCAGTGTTTCGCAAGAAATTGCCCGGGGTAACCTTGACCGGCAAATTAACATCTTTACCCGGGACGAGATAGGAGATTTAGCAAGAAACATAAATGACATGGCCGCTCATCTGCGGGCAACCATTGATGAGATTACGGAGCAAAAAAACCGTGCCCAGACAATATTAAATAGCATGGACGACTGTTTGATAGCGGTGGACCGGGAAGGATATATAACCATGGTTAACCCGGTTATTGAGACAATGTTCGGGGTAACCCGGGCGGAGTGTGTGGGTAAAAAAATTCTGGAGGTAATTCGCAATTATGATTTAGATCATATATTAAATAGGGTGCAAGTCTGCCAAAAACCGCTGACCCGGGAAATTAAAGTCCTCGCCCCAGAGCTGCGCATTTTTCGCTTGCATATCACGCCCTTGCACGGCAGCGGGCAGGGTGGCGCGGTGGTGTTTTTGCGTGACATCACCGAGCGCAGGAATATGGAGCAAATGCGCAGCGAATTTGTGGCCAACGTTTCCCATGAACTGAGAACGCCGCTTACCTCCATCCATGGTTTTGTGGAGACATTATTGGAAAGTGGCACCGATGATCCAGAAATGACCAGGCATTTTTTAGAGATTATTGCCGATGAAACCACGCGTCTGGCCAAGCTGGTGGAAGAACTGCTGGATCTGTCCAGAATAGAGGAGCGCCGGGTGGTGTACCGCTGGCAGCGGGTAAAAATAGATGAATTACTGGACCGGGCTCTGGCGGTGTGTGGTACTTATGCCGAAGAAAAACAAGTGGCCATTAAAGCTAATCTGTCTCCTCGCCTGCCACCCCTGTATGGAGATCCCGATATGCTGGCTCAGGTACTGATTAATCTTATGGAAAATGCTATTAAACATACTCCACCGAGGGGCAGCGTGACGATCAGCACCTCATTATATGGTGATGAGTTCAGGTTGGACGTGGCTGATACTGGCGCGGGCATACCGCCGGACAGTCTGCCTCGGATTTTTGAGCGGTTTTACCGGGTGGAAAAGGCCCGCTCCAGGGAAATGGGCGGTACCGGATTGGGGTTGGCCATTGTTAAACATATTATTAAAGGGCACGGGGGGCGGATAGAAGTAAAAAGCGCTGTTGGTAAGGGTACCACCTTTTCAATTTTTTTGCCCATGGAAATCCAATCGAATAATTAG
- a CDS encoding response regulator yields MEVPRILVVDDEKNIVELIKFNLEREGYQVIAAYDGQEAVNEAQSKAPDLIILDVMLPRMDGLEVCRQLNHDPNTRDIPIIMLSARGDELDKILGLEIGADDYVTKPFSPRELVARVKARLRRLQTSHDKKVRETKASRKVLGRLIIDEERFEVLVDGERQELTPKEFELLRFLAGEPGKVFSRDHLLEKIWGYDFAGDSRTVDVHIRHLRQKMEKYDGMQQYIETVRGVGYRFKEVPVD; encoded by the coding sequence ATGGAAGTACCTAGAATACTTGTTGTAGATGATGAAAAAAATATTGTTGAATTAATTAAATTTAACCTGGAGCGGGAGGGCTATCAAGTAATTGCGGCCTATGATGGCCAGGAAGCGGTCAATGAGGCCCAGTCCAAGGCGCCTGATCTGATTATATTGGATGTCATGCTGCCCCGGATGGATGGGCTTGAGGTTTGCCGCCAGCTGAATCATGACCCTAATACAAGGGATATACCCATTATCATGCTCAGTGCCAGAGGGGATGAACTGGACAAAATACTGGGTCTGGAAATTGGAGCTGATGATTATGTCACCAAGCCCTTCAGTCCCCGAGAACTGGTGGCCCGAGTCAAGGCCCGGTTGCGCCGGCTGCAGACCAGTCACGATAAAAAAGTCCGGGAGACTAAAGCTTCAAGGAAGGTGCTGGGGCGACTGATCATCGACGAGGAACGTTTTGAAGTGCTGGTGGACGGCGAACGCCAGGAGCTCACCCCTAAGGAATTTGAACTGTTGCGCTTTCTAGCCGGCGAACCGGGCAAAGTCTTTTCCCGGGACCATCTTCTGGAAAAAATTTGGGGCTATGACTTTGCAGGTGATTCCCGCACCGTAGATGTGCATATACGACACTTAAGGCAAAAGATGGAAAAGTACGATGGTATGCAGCAATATATCGAGACAGTGCGTGGTGTGGGTTACCGTTTCAAGGAGGTGCCCGTGGATTGA
- the pgeF gene encoding peptidoglycan editing factor PgeF, with amino-acid sequence MHGGFKLNRCDGLTYLTVPSFAATGLVAHAFTTRLGGISKPPYHSLNLGLHVGDDPRSVVANRQRICKVLGAGTGCLVAGQQVHGDRVITVNAVHAGKGSTSEESALPDVDALVTGEPSVLLSSYYADCVPLLFLDPVRRVVALAHAGWKGTVLGIGAATVHHMVEKHGSRAEDILAAVGPAIGPCCYEVDTSVMEAVWKCLPVGPVPARPGREGHWWLDLPAINRRLLLMAGVRPENITMAKLCTACRDDLFFSYRQQNGRTGRMGSLIMLK; translated from the coding sequence ATGCATGGTGGTTTTAAGCTGAATAGGTGTGATGGCCTGACTTACTTAACCGTGCCTTCCTTTGCTGCCACAGGGCTGGTGGCGCATGCTTTCACCACCCGTTTGGGCGGAATTAGTAAGCCACCCTATCATTCCCTGAACCTGGGGCTGCATGTCGGGGATGACCCCCGTAGCGTAGTGGCTAACCGGCAGCGGATCTGCAAAGTTTTGGGTGCCGGTACCGGCTGTCTGGTGGCGGGGCAGCAGGTGCATGGTGACCGGGTAATCACCGTGAATGCAGTCCATGCCGGTAAAGGGTCCACATCCGAGGAGAGTGCCCTGCCCGACGTGGATGCCCTGGTGACCGGTGAGCCATCCGTGCTGCTTTCCAGTTATTATGCTGACTGTGTGCCACTGTTGTTTTTAGATCCTGTACGCCGGGTGGTTGCTCTGGCCCATGCTGGCTGGAAAGGTACGGTACTGGGCATTGGTGCTGCAACAGTGCATCATATGGTGGAAAAACACGGCAGCAGGGCCGAAGATATTTTAGCGGCGGTGGGTCCGGCCATCGGGCCTTGCTGTTACGAAGTGGATACATCCGTTATGGAAGCAGTTTGGAAGTGTTTACCCGTCGGACCAGTGCCGGCCCGCCCCGGACGGGAGGGCCACTGGTGGCTGGATCTGCCCGCAATAAACCGCCGCTTGCTGCTGATGGCGGGGGTGCGGCCTGAAAATATCACCATGGCTAAACTATGCACCGCCTGCCGGGATGATTTATTTTTTTCATATCGTCAACAAAATGGTCGCACCGGGCGGATGGGCTCTTTAATTATGTTGAAATAA
- a CDS encoding MBL fold metallo-hydrolase RNA specificity domain-containing protein, protein MRITFYGAAQTVTGSCHLVEAANKKIMIDCGMFQGHRLSRERNYLPFSVIPQTVDYLLITHAHIDHSGLVPKLYKHGFRGRALATGATVDLLEVLLPDSGHIQEMEVARLNRKAMRAGKKLLDPIYTAEDAFDCVKKIEQAKYNQIISLDENIKVRFVDAGHILGSSILELWVREGTKQTKLVFSGDLGSVGKPFVKDPAVIEEADYLVMECTYGDRLHRDKENRLEKLRTVIKETYDKGGNLIIPAFAVERTQDLLYDINLLLVKGQLPPIQVYIDSPMAVAATEVFKRHYEHFDQETSRLISEGENPLTMSVLQLSRTVEESRALNEIQGGAIILSASGMCDAGRIKHHLKHNLWRPESTVLFVGYQAPGTKGQRLLSGVPSIRIHGEEVAVRADIRSIDGYSSHADQQELLDWMNAYKQKPGRVLLVHGDPEALAVMEKLAPEKTGIDAYAPAWQETIELTPGVVFSAEELQRAYHAVAARMDGFMQSTPSRSDLEQVMEQFKQLEFLLDKVSKTGQ, encoded by the coding sequence ATGCGGATAACTTTTTACGGTGCGGCGCAGACTGTTACCGGTTCGTGCCATCTTGTGGAGGCAGCCAACAAAAAAATAATGATTGATTGCGGTATGTTTCAAGGTCACCGGCTATCTCGTGAGCGTAACTACCTACCTTTTTCCGTGATACCCCAAACAGTTGATTATTTATTGATTACCCACGCTCATATTGATCACAGTGGCCTGGTACCCAAATTGTACAAACACGGGTTCAGAGGGCGGGCACTGGCCACCGGGGCTACCGTGGACTTGTTGGAAGTATTGCTGCCCGACAGTGGGCATATACAGGAAATGGAGGTGGCCCGCTTAAACCGCAAGGCTATGCGGGCAGGCAAAAAATTACTCGATCCCATTTATACAGCTGAGGATGCCTTTGATTGTGTAAAAAAAATTGAGCAAGCTAAATATAATCAAATCATTAGCTTGGATGAAAATATTAAAGTTCGTTTTGTGGATGCCGGTCATATACTGGGTTCATCAATACTGGAGCTGTGGGTGCGTGAGGGGACCAAGCAAACCAAGCTGGTGTTTAGTGGGGATTTGGGGTCTGTAGGCAAGCCCTTTGTTAAAGACCCTGCAGTCATAGAAGAAGCGGATTATCTGGTGATGGAATGTACTTATGGTGACAGGCTCCACCGCGATAAAGAAAACCGGCTGGAAAAGCTGCGTACGGTAATAAAGGAAACTTATGATAAAGGTGGCAACTTGATTATCCCTGCTTTTGCCGTGGAACGCACCCAGGATTTACTTTATGACATTAACTTATTGCTGGTTAAGGGCCAGCTGCCCCCTATACAAGTATATATAGACAGTCCCATGGCGGTGGCTGCCACTGAAGTTTTTAAAAGGCATTACGAACATTTTGATCAAGAAACCAGCCGGCTGATATCAGAGGGGGAAAACCCGCTAACCATGTCGGTTTTACAATTATCCCGCACAGTAGAAGAATCAAGGGCGCTGAATGAAATACAGGGCGGTGCCATTATACTGTCGGCCAGTGGTATGTGTGATGCCGGGCGCATTAAGCACCATTTAAAACATAACCTGTGGCGACCCGAGAGCACCGTGCTGTTTGTGGGTTACCAGGCTCCCGGTACCAAGGGGCAGCGGCTGCTCAGCGGGGTGCCTTCCATTCGTATACACGGTGAAGAAGTAGCTGTGCGGGCGGATATCAGATCCATCGATGGTTACTCTTCCCATGCCGACCAGCAGGAATTACTCGACTGGATGAATGCTTATAAACAAAAGCCCGGCCGGGTTTTGTTGGTGCACGGTGATCCCGAAGCGCTGGCAGTCATGGAAAAGCTGGCACCGGAAAAAACCGGGATTGATGCTTACGCCCCAGCCTGGCAGGAAACCATAGAACTAACACCTGGAGTTGTTTTCAGCGCTGAGGAACTACAAAGAGCCTATCATGCCGTGGCGGCAAGAATGGATGGTTTTATGCAGTCCACACCCAGCCGGAGCGATTTAGAACAGGTAATGGAGCAGTTTAAACAATTGGAGTTCCTGCTTGATAAAGTTTCCAAAACAGGCCAGTAA
- a CDS encoding FmdB family zinc ribbon protein: MPIYEFRCHKCGHRFEKLCTMGENGANMQCPACSAQAPQRVMSGFCKKGSNDPFTGGSSGGGGGCSTCSSSNCSTCGH; the protein is encoded by the coding sequence ATGCCGATATACGAATTCCGTTGTCATAAATGCGGGCACCGTTTTGAAAAATTATGCACCATGGGTGAGAACGGTGCTAATATGCAATGCCCCGCTTGTTCGGCCCAAGCTCCCCAGAGGGTTATGTCGGGCTTTTGCAAGAAAGGATCCAACGATCCGTTTACCGGCGGAAGCAGTGGTGGCGGTGGTGGCTGTAGTACCTGCAGTTCCTCCAATTGCAGCACCTGCGGCCACTGA
- a CDS encoding BsuPI-related putative proteinase inhibitor, protein MTYTVQPGDTLASIAYRHGTTVQQLVELNNIANPNYIWVGQRIEVPNDDGTVGQTGGGGNTGGDPSASRIVDGLRYTISTDRTRYQRGDRVRITFTKCNVSRNIIRLRYNTGQRYDFVALRDGREVWRWSDDQFFTQAAGTEVLRPGECRTYSATWDLRNKQGNFVALDDFTIRAFNVARTLSGQSVQTNIQVVRAVEPSPPPQQPCPKTNMLSDPSIERWLDRNTPRTWSGNNVVRSTAAHSGNYAAELGRDSGRQAVLSQTVDAEPNRIYQITFWGMENVRPGRTANFVLEVEIFIYDSAGRLIGRVDPAYNPGSLPNNTYQQFTFTSGVLPSRTDRAELRFVFRPRTSNDNTVIIDDVVMTCVR, encoded by the coding sequence TTGACATATACAGTACAACCCGGTGATACACTGGCATCCATCGCTTATCGTCACGGTACCACCGTACAGCAGTTGGTTGAACTGAATAACATTGCTAATCCCAATTATATCTGGGTAGGGCAAAGAATCGAAGTTCCCAATGATGACGGCACCGTTGGCCAAACAGGTGGGGGAGGAAACACGGGGGGGGACCCATCCGCCAGTAGAATAGTCGATGGCTTGCGCTATACCATTAGCACCGATCGTACCCGCTACCAGCGTGGGGATCGGGTTCGTATAACCTTTACCAAGTGCAATGTTTCTAGGAATATCATCAGGTTGCGCTATAATACAGGTCAGCGCTACGATTTTGTGGCATTGCGCGACGGCCGGGAAGTGTGGCGCTGGTCAGATGATCAATTTTTTACTCAGGCTGCCGGTACGGAAGTGCTGCGACCAGGGGAGTGCCGTACCTACAGTGCCACCTGGGACCTGCGCAATAAGCAGGGTAACTTTGTAGCCCTCGATGATTTTACCATCCGGGCCTTTAATGTCGCCCGGACTTTAAGCGGCCAGTCCGTGCAAACTAATATCCAGGTGGTTCGTGCAGTTGAGCCATCGCCACCTCCCCAGCAACCTTGCCCTAAGACCAATATGCTGTCCGATCCGAGCATTGAAAGGTGGTTGGACAGAAATACACCCAGAACCTGGTCGGGAAACAATGTAGTACGATCTACAGCCGCCCATTCCGGAAATTATGCTGCGGAGTTGGGCAGGGACTCCGGACGCCAGGCAGTGCTTTCACAGACCGTGGATGCTGAACCTAACCGCATATACCAGATTACTTTTTGGGGTATGGAGAATGTACGGCCCGGGCGAACGGCCAATTTCGTATTGGAAGTGGAAATATTTATCTACGACAGTGCCGGGCGGTTAATCGGCAGGGTGGATCCAGCCTATAATCCCGGCAGCCTACCTAATAATACCTACCAGCAGTTCACCTTCACTTCCGGGGTGCTGCCGTCACGCACCGACCGCGCGGAACTGCGCTTTGTGTTCCGGCCTCGCACCAGTAATGACAACACGGTAATCATTGATGATGTGGTGATGACTTGCGTACGTTAA
- the nrdG gene encoding anaerobic ribonucleoside-triphosphate reductase activating protein, which produces MNTIKLSGIVKESVVDGPGFRLVIFTQGCPRHCPGCHNPDLIPASGGREMTPREVLQLIKQNITPLTGGITFSGGDPLMQADALTETLQLVRQEYPQYSIWVYTGYTFEEIKNWPVLQYIDVLVDGPYEEDRRDISLAFRGSSNQRLINVPASMGGKVQCLTIP; this is translated from the coding sequence TTGAATACAATTAAACTATCCGGTATTGTCAAAGAAAGCGTGGTGGACGGGCCTGGCTTCCGCTTGGTGATATTCACTCAGGGCTGTCCCCGGCACTGCCCGGGGTGTCATAATCCTGATTTGATACCGGCAAGCGGTGGCAGGGAAATGACCCCCCGTGAAGTGTTGCAATTAATCAAGCAAAACATTACACCGCTGACCGGTGGTATTACCTTCAGCGGTGGCGATCCTTTGATGCAGGCGGATGCGCTTACCGAAACACTGCAACTGGTGCGCCAAGAGTATCCGCAGTACAGCATTTGGGTATACACAGGATATACTTTTGAAGAAATCAAAAACTGGCCGGTGTTACAGTATATTGATGTGCTGGTGGACGGCCCTTATGAGGAAGACAGGCGGGATATTTCCTTGGCCTTCAGGGGATCGTCAAACCAGCGCCTCATAAACGTACCGGCTTCTATGGGCGGCAAGGTGCAGTGCCTGACCATTCCTTAG